In the Flavobacterium sp. J372 genome, one interval contains:
- the lpxA gene encoding acyl-ACP--UDP-N-acetylglucosamine O-acyltransferase, with translation MNQPLAYVHPGAKIAKNVVIEPFTTIHNNVEIGEGTWIGSNVTIMEGARIGKNCNIFPGAVISAPPQDLKYQGEETTAEIGDNTTIRECVTINRGTTDRMKTVIGKNCLIMAYSHVAHDCLVGNYCIFSNNTNLAGHITVGDYVVLAGMVAVHQFSTIGNHAFVTGGSLVRKDVPPYVKAAREPLSYVGINSVGLRRRGFTSEKITEIQNIYRILYQKNYNVSQAVEIIEADMEATPERDEIIMAIRNSPRGVMKGYTGGNI, from the coding sequence ATGAATCAACCTTTAGCATATGTACATCCCGGCGCCAAAATCGCTAAAAATGTAGTGATTGAGCCTTTTACAACTATACACAACAATGTGGAGATAGGCGAGGGCACCTGGATAGGCAGCAACGTAACTATTATGGAAGGTGCCCGTATAGGCAAAAACTGTAATATATTTCCCGGTGCGGTAATAAGCGCACCACCGCAAGACCTTAAATACCAGGGCGAAGAGACCACAGCAGAAATTGGCGACAACACTACAATAAGGGAGTGTGTAACTATAAACCGCGGTACAACCGACAGGATGAAAACCGTAATTGGCAAAAACTGCCTTATCATGGCCTACTCTCACGTAGCACATGACTGCCTTGTGGGTAATTACTGTATTTTCTCAAACAATACCAACCTTGCCGGCCATATCACTGTAGGAGATTATGTAGTGCTTGCAGGTATGGTGGCAGTACACCAGTTCTCAACAATTGGCAATCATGCTTTTGTAACAGGCGGCTCGCTTGTGCGTAAAGATGTTCCGCCGTATGTTAAGGCTGCACGTGAGCCGCTTAGCTATGTGGGTATCAACTCGGTAGGGCTTCGCAGGCGTGGCTTTACATCAGAGAAGATTACTGAAATTCAGAACATTTACCGTATTCTTTACCAAAAGAATTACAACGTAAGCCAGGCAGTTGAAATCATTGAAGCAGACATGGAGGCGACTCCCGAACGTGATGAGATTATCATGGCAATACGCAACTCGCCTCGCGGTGTAATGAAAGGTTATACAGGCGGTAACATATAA
- the lpxD gene encoding UDP-3-O-(3-hydroxymyristoyl)glucosamine N-acyltransferase, protein MKFTAAQIAGILEGDVVGNPGAEVYKLAKIEEGTDGSLTFLANPKYQSYIYSTKATITIVNRTFEPESEITTTLIKVDDAYKAFSKLLEYYNQVKLMKSGIEQPSVISENVTYGTDLYLGSFCYLGKNVKIGNNVKIYPNTFVGDNVTIGDNCILFAGVRVYSETEIGNNCTFHSGAIIGSDGFGFAPNENGEYNKVPQIGNVIIEDNVDIGACTTIDRATLGSTIIKRGVKLDNQIQIAHNVVIGENTVIASQTGVAGSTKIGKNCIIGGQVGIVGHITIGNNVRIQAQSGVGKSIPDGEAVQGSPALGYSDFNKSYVHFRNLPKIVSDIEDLKKGNE, encoded by the coding sequence ATGAAATTTACAGCAGCGCAAATAGCAGGTATTTTGGAAGGCGACGTGGTGGGAAACCCTGGGGCTGAAGTATACAAGCTGGCTAAAATTGAAGAAGGCACTGACGGTTCGCTTACATTTCTGGCAAATCCAAAGTACCAATCCTATATATATTCTACAAAAGCAACTATTACAATAGTTAACCGCACTTTTGAGCCTGAAAGTGAAATAACTACTACACTTATAAAGGTTGACGACGCCTATAAAGCATTTTCTAAGCTGCTTGAATACTACAATCAGGTAAAGCTCATGAAATCAGGTATTGAGCAGCCTTCTGTAATTTCAGAAAATGTTACTTACGGTACAGATCTTTACCTGGGCAGTTTTTGTTACCTTGGCAAAAATGTAAAGATTGGCAACAACGTAAAAATATACCCCAACACTTTTGTTGGCGATAATGTAACCATTGGCGATAACTGCATATTATTTGCAGGTGTACGTGTTTACAGCGAGACCGAAATTGGCAATAACTGCACATTTCATTCAGGCGCCATCATAGGCTCAGACGGGTTTGGCTTTGCCCCTAACGAAAACGGGGAATACAACAAAGTGCCGCAAATAGGCAATGTGATCATAGAAGATAATGTTGACATAGGCGCATGCACTACTATTGACAGGGCAACGCTTGGCTCAACGATCATAAAAAGAGGCGTAAAGCTTGATAACCAGATACAGATAGCACACAATGTTGTTATTGGCGAGAATACCGTAATAGCATCGCAAACAGGTGTTGCCGGCTCTACGAAGATTGGCAAGAACTGCATTATCGGCGGGCAGGTAGGTATTGTAGGGCACATTACAATTGGCAATAATGTACGTATACAGGCGCAATCTGGTGTTGGTAAAAGCATTCCTGACGGTGAGGCTGTACAGGGAAGCCCGGCGCTCGGCTATTCAGATTTTAATAAATCATACGTACACTTCAGGAATCTTCCTAAAATAGTATCTGATATTGAAGACCTTAAAAAAGGAAATGAGTAA
- a CDS encoding UDP-3-O-(3-hydroxymyristoyl)glucosamine N-acyltransferase: protein MKFPKTYPLHEIAKIISCEYVGDASFPVEGMNEIHVVTPGDIVFVDHPKYYDKALQSAATIVLINKEVECPEGKALLISDDPFRDFNKLSRHFRPFQASNVSIAASAEIGEGTVIQPNTFVGNNVKIGRNCLIHSNVAIYDNTIIGNNVIIHAGTVLGGDAFYYKKRPEGFDQLLSGGRVVIEDNVGIGALCTIDKGVTGDTTIGEGTKLDNQVHVGHDTIIGKKCLIAAQTGIAGCVVIEDEVTLWGQVGTTSGITIGSKAVVLAQTGVSKSLKGEKVYFGTPVEESREKLKQMANVKRIPEILEKLK, encoded by the coding sequence ATGAAATTCCCAAAGACATATCCCCTTCATGAAATAGCCAAAATCATTAGCTGTGAATACGTTGGCGATGCTTCATTCCCTGTTGAAGGCATGAATGAAATTCATGTGGTTACGCCTGGTGATATTGTATTTGTGGATCATCCGAAATATTATGACAAAGCTTTGCAGTCGGCGGCTACCATCGTCCTCATCAATAAGGAGGTGGAGTGTCCTGAAGGAAAAGCATTGCTGATTTCAGACGATCCATTTCGGGATTTCAACAAACTGTCGAGGCATTTCAGGCCTTTTCAGGCGTCAAACGTATCGATAGCTGCTTCCGCAGAAATAGGCGAGGGTACTGTTATTCAGCCCAATACATTCGTAGGAAATAATGTAAAGATTGGCAGAAATTGCCTTATTCACAGCAATGTTGCGATTTATGACAATACTATAATTGGTAATAACGTAATTATACACGCGGGTACAGTACTTGGAGGCGATGCATTTTACTATAAAAAGCGACCTGAAGGATTTGACCAACTACTTTCAGGCGGGCGTGTAGTGATTGAAGATAATGTCGGGATTGGAGCACTATGTACTATAGATAAAGGGGTTACGGGTGACACAACCATAGGTGAAGGCACTAAACTGGATAATCAGGTACATGTAGGCCATGATACCATAATTGGTAAAAAATGCCTGATAGCAGCGCAAACAGGTATTGCAGGATGTGTGGTGATTGAAGACGAAGTAACGCTTTGGGGTCAGGTAGGTACAACCAGCGGCATAACCATTGGAAGTAAGGCAGTTGTACTGGCTCAAACCGGTGTAAGTAAGTCGCTTAAAGGAGAGAAAGTATATTTTGGGACACCTGTTGAGGAATCCCGGGAGAAGCTAAAACAGATGGCCAACGTAAAGCGTATACCCGAAATTTTAGAAAAGCTGAAGTGA
- a CDS encoding bifunctional UDP-3-O-[3-hydroxymyristoyl] N-acetylglucosamine deacetylase/3-hydroxyacyl-ACP dehydratase, translating to MVKQTTIQNEVSLKGVGLHTGKEVTITFKPAPVNNGYTFVRVDLEGQPVIEADANYVVNTQRGTNLEKKGVKIQTSEHVLAAFVGCDVDNVIIELDASEPPIMDGSSKFFVEAIEKAGVVEQDAERNVYVVKEVISYIDEATGSEIIVMPADDYQVTAMVDFGTKVLGTQNATMKNISEFKSQIADSRTFSFLHELETLLNNGLIKGGDLNNAIVYVDKEISPETMESLKVAFGKDNISVKPNGILDNLTLHYPNEAARHKLLDVVGDLALIGTRIKGKVIANKPGHFVNTQFAKKLNKIIKIEQRNQVPVYDLHKEPLMDVNKIMTMLPHRPPFLLVDKILEMSDSHVVGLKNVTMNESFFVGHFPGAPVMPGVLIVEAMAQTGGILILSSVPDPENYLTYFMKIDGVKFKHKVLPGDTLVFKCDLISPIRRGICHMQAHAYANGKLVAEAELMAQIVKNS from the coding sequence ATGGTTAAACAAACCACAATCCAAAACGAAGTTTCATTAAAGGGCGTAGGGCTGCACACCGGTAAAGAAGTAACAATCACCTTTAAGCCCGCACCGGTAAACAACGGTTATACTTTTGTACGTGTTGATCTTGAAGGACAGCCTGTTATAGAAGCCGATGCCAATTATGTAGTAAACACGCAGCGCGGCACCAACCTTGAAAAGAAAGGTGTAAAAATCCAGACATCAGAGCACGTGCTTGCAGCATTTGTAGGTTGTGATGTTGACAATGTGATAATAGAGCTTGATGCCAGCGAACCGCCTATTATGGACGGTTCTTCAAAATTCTTTGTGGAAGCCATTGAAAAAGCCGGGGTAGTTGAACAGGATGCCGAGCGTAATGTATATGTTGTAAAAGAAGTTATATCTTATATTGATGAGGCCACAGGCAGCGAGATCATCGTTATGCCGGCTGATGATTACCAGGTAACGGCGATGGTAGATTTTGGTACTAAAGTGCTTGGTACACAGAATGCTACAATGAAGAATATCAGCGAATTTAAGTCGCAGATTGCTGACTCGCGTACATTCAGCTTCCTGCATGAGTTGGAAACATTGCTGAACAACGGACTTATAAAAGGAGGAGATCTTAACAACGCCATTGTGTATGTTGATAAGGAAATTTCGCCTGAAACAATGGAAAGCCTGAAGGTGGCTTTTGGTAAGGATAATATATCGGTAAAACCAAACGGAATACTTGATAACCTTACGCTGCATTACCCTAATGAGGCTGCAAGGCACAAGCTGCTTGACGTAGTGGGCGACCTGGCGCTTATCGGCACAAGGATAAAAGGTAAGGTTATTGCCAACAAGCCCGGGCATTTTGTGAACACGCAGTTTGCCAAGAAATTAAATAAAATCATCAAGATAGAACAGCGCAACCAGGTACCGGTGTATGACCTGCACAAAGAGCCGCTAATGGACGTGAATAAGATCATGACCATGCTCCCGCACCGCCCGCCGTTCCTTCTTGTAGATAAGATACTGGAAATGAGCGACAGCCATGTAGTTGGGCTTAAGAACGTGACCATGAATGAGAGTTTCTTCGTGGGCCACTTCCCGGGTGCTCCGGTAATGCCGGGCGTACTTATTGTGGAAGCCATGGCACAAACGGGTGGAATCCTGATATTGAGCAGTGTGCCTGACCCGGAGAACTACCTGACATATTTTATGAAGATTGACGGTGTGAAGTTTAAGCACAAAGTATTGCCGGGCGATACCCTGGTTTTTAAGTGCGACCTGATATCACCTATACGCCGCGGAATATGCCACATGCAGGCCCATGCCTATGCCAACGGCAAGCTTGTAGCCGAAGCCGAACTAATGGCGCAAATTGTAAAAAACAGCTAA
- the efp gene encoding elongation factor P, with amino-acid sequence MATTADIRNGLCIKFNHDIYKIIEFLHVKPGKGPAFVRTKLKSLTNGKVLDNTFSAGHKIDTVRVETHKFQFLYAEGDQFHFMHAETYEQISLSKDILDAPDLLKEGEQVMVIWNTETDAPLSVDMPASVVLEVTYAEPGVKGNTATNATKPAKVETGASVNVPLFINEGDKIKIDTATGQYMERIKE; translated from the coding sequence ATGGCAACTACAGCAGATATAAGGAACGGCCTGTGCATTAAATTCAACCACGATATTTACAAAATTATCGAATTCCTTCACGTAAAACCAGGTAAAGGCCCAGCTTTCGTAAGGACAAAACTTAAAAGCCTTACCAATGGCAAAGTGCTTGACAATACATTTTCAGCCGGCCATAAGATTGATACTGTGAGAGTTGAAACGCATAAGTTCCAGTTCTTATATGCTGAAGGCGACCAGTTCCACTTCATGCACGCTGAAACATACGAACAGATTTCACTGAGCAAAGATATTCTTGATGCACCGGATTTATTAAAAGAAGGTGAGCAGGTAATGGTAATCTGGAACACGGAGACTGACGCACCGTTATCTGTTGATATGCCTGCATCAGTAGTTCTTGAAGTGACTTATGCTGAGCCGGGAGTTAAAGGCAACACGGCTACCAACGCCACCAAGCCTGCAAAGGTAGAAACAGGAGCATCGGTAAACGTTCCGCTTTTTATCAATGAAGGCGACAAGATCAAGATAGATACTGCTACAGGACAGTACATGGAGCGTATTAAAGAATAA
- the sucD gene encoding succinate--CoA ligase subunit alpha → MSVLVNKDSKIIVQGFTGSEGTFHASQMIEYGTNVVGGVTPGKGGTTHLDRPVFNTVKDAVEIAGADTTIIFVPPAFAADAIMEAAEAGIKVIITITEGIPVADMIKAYDYIKGKDCRLVGPNCPGVITPEEAKVGIMPGFVFKKGTVGIVSKSGTLTYEAADQVVKQGLGITTAIGIGGDPIIGTTTKEAVELLMNDPETEAIIMIGEIGGQLEADAAKWIKADGNRKPVIGFIAGETAPKGRTMGHAGAIVGGADDTAEAKKRIMRENGIHVVDSPAEIGKKVKEILG, encoded by the coding sequence ATGAGTGTTTTAGTAAATAAAGATTCTAAAATAATTGTTCAGGGTTTTACCGGCAGCGAGGGAACATTCCACGCGTCGCAAATGATAGAGTACGGAACTAACGTAGTAGGTGGCGTAACGCCCGGAAAAGGCGGCACTACACACCTTGACCGTCCGGTTTTCAACACAGTGAAAGACGCTGTTGAAATTGCAGGGGCCGATACAACTATCATCTTCGTACCGCCCGCTTTTGCTGCAGATGCCATCATGGAAGCTGCCGAAGCCGGTATTAAAGTAATCATTACGATAACTGAAGGTATCCCTGTGGCAGACATGATAAAAGCATACGATTACATTAAAGGAAAAGACTGCCGTTTGGTTGGCCCGAACTGCCCCGGCGTAATTACTCCGGAAGAAGCTAAAGTAGGCATCATGCCTGGATTTGTATTCAAAAAAGGTACGGTAGGTATCGTTTCTAAGTCAGGAACGCTTACGTATGAAGCTGCAGACCAGGTAGTTAAGCAAGGCCTTGGTATAACAACTGCTATCGGTATCGGTGGTGACCCAATCATCGGGACTACAACTAAAGAGGCGGTTGAGCTTCTTATGAACGACCCTGAAACTGAGGCTATTATAATGATTGGCGAGATTGGCGGCCAACTTGAAGCTGATGCTGCAAAATGGATTAAAGCTGACGGTAACCGCAAACCTGTAATTGGCTTTATTGCAGGTGAAACCGCGCCAAAAGGCCGTACAATGGGCCATGCCGGAGCTATCGTGGGTGGGGCGGACGACACTGCCGAAGCCAAAAAACGCATCATGCGTGAGAATGGAATTCACGTGGTTGATTCGCCTGCCGAAATCGGTAAAAAAGTGAAGGAAATTTTAGGATAA
- a CDS encoding bifunctional response regulator/alkaline phosphatase family protein codes for MNEIKILWVDDEIDMLKPHILFLEKKNYKVTTANNGQDAIDMFDEDNFDIVFLDENMPGLSGLEVLAEIKEKKASVPVVMITKSEEEYIMEEAIGSKIADYLIKPVNPNQILLSLKKNLDNSRLVSEKTTLDYQKEFRKISMDMSMVRTYEEWVEFYRRLIFWEMELEGIEDQSMVEILESQKLEANSQFFKFIENNYEDWFEPKADKPVLSHNLFRELVVPELKKKEPILFVVIDNLRYDQWKAFESVVANHYKLEKESAYFSILPTATQYARNAIFSGLTPLEMEKKLPQYWKNDVDEGGKNLYEAEFLTDQLRRLGLSNLKQEYYKITNFRDGRKLVENFRGLKDNDLTTIVYNFVDMLSHAKTEMDVVKELASNDKAYRSLTLSWFRNSPLLEMIQQAQQLGMKLILTTDHGTINVKNPSKVIGDRNTSLNLRYKTGRSLTFEDRDVYHVKDPKTIQLPTINMSSSYIFAKTDLFLAYVNNFNHYVSYYRNTYQHGGISLEEMIIPFLVFNPK; via the coding sequence ATGAATGAGATAAAGATACTTTGGGTTGATGATGAAATAGACATGCTGAAACCCCACATACTTTTCCTTGAAAAGAAAAATTATAAGGTCACCACAGCTAATAATGGCCAGGATGCCATAGATATGTTTGATGAGGATAACTTTGACATCGTCTTCCTTGATGAGAATATGCCGGGCCTTAGCGGGCTTGAAGTTCTTGCCGAAATAAAAGAAAAAAAGGCTTCGGTTCCGGTGGTGATGATCACTAAAAGCGAAGAAGAATACATTATGGAGGAAGCCATAGGCTCTAAAATTGCCGATTACCTCATAAAGCCAGTGAATCCTAACCAGATATTGCTTTCTCTGAAGAAAAACCTTGATAATTCAAGGCTTGTTTCAGAAAAGACTACGCTTGACTACCAAAAGGAATTCCGGAAGATATCTATGGATATGTCGATGGTGCGCACCTATGAAGAGTGGGTTGAATTTTACCGCCGCCTGATATTCTGGGAAATGGAACTGGAAGGTATTGAAGACCAAAGCATGGTAGAGATACTGGAATCACAAAAGCTTGAGGCAAACTCACAGTTTTTTAAATTCATCGAAAACAATTACGAAGACTGGTTTGAGCCGAAAGCCGACAAACCGGTACTCTCGCACAACCTTTTCCGTGAGCTTGTTGTTCCGGAACTGAAGAAGAAAGAGCCTATACTATTTGTGGTTATTGACAACCTTCGCTATGACCAGTGGAAAGCTTTTGAAAGTGTTGTAGCGAACCATTACAAATTAGAAAAAGAGTCTGCCTACTTCTCAATCCTTCCAACAGCTACACAATATGCGCGTAATGCTATATTTTCAGGCCTGACTCCGCTTGAAATGGAGAAAAAACTACCACAGTACTGGAAAAATGATGTTGATGAAGGCGGTAAGAACCTCTATGAAGCTGAATTCCTGACCGATCAGCTGCGCCGCCTGGGACTTAGCAACCTTAAGCAGGAGTATTATAAAATTACAAACTTCCGCGATGGAAGAAAGCTTGTAGAGAATTTCCGCGGGCTGAAGGACAATGACCTTACTACAATAGTTTACAACTTTGTTGACATGTTGTCTCACGCCAAGACAGAAATGGATGTGGTGAAAGAACTCGCCAGCAATGATAAAGCGTACCGTTCGCTTACGCTGAGCTGGTTCCGTAATTCGCCGCTGCTTGAAATGATTCAGCAGGCGCAGCAACTTGGCATGAAGCTCATCCTGACTACCGACCATGGCACCATTAATGTAAAGAACCCAAGCAAGGTTATCGGCGACCGTAACACCAGCCTGAACCTGCGCTATAAAACCGGCCGCAGCCTTACGTTTGAAGACCGTGATGTTTATCATGTAAAAGACCCAAAAACCATACAGCTGCCTACCATAAACATGAGCAGTTCTTATATCTTTGCAAAAACGGACCTCTTCCTGGCTTATGTGAATAATTTTAACCATTATGTAAGCTATTATCGTAATACTTACCAGCACGGAGGTATTTCGCTTGAGGAGATGATAATTCCGTTCCTGGTGTTCAACCCTAAATAA
- a CDS encoding nuclear transport factor 2 family protein — MNAKELVTEYYKLEGFRDVAASERFIHDDLQLKWHSSKGYLELDKNDFIALVTEMGKSYCGSRLDISHIVAEGDTVTVRYTHYVCAIENPSEEMTLAHFVVIWEVRDNKLYKGYLMSQLG, encoded by the coding sequence ATGAATGCAAAAGAACTTGTAACGGAATATTACAAACTTGAAGGTTTCAGGGATGTTGCCGCAAGTGAGCGGTTTATTCATGACGACCTTCAACTAAAATGGCACAGCTCTAAAGGTTACCTTGAGCTTGACAAAAATGACTTCATCGCCCTTGTTACCGAAATGGGCAAGTCATACTGTGGTTCAAGGCTGGATATCAGCCACATAGTTGCTGAGGGAGACACTGTTACTGTGCGATATACACACTATGTTTGTGCCATTGAAAACCCATCAGAAGAAATGACCCTGGCACACTTTGTAGTAATCTGGGAAGTGAGAGACAATAAACTGTACAAAGGCTACCTGATGAGCCAATTGGGTTAA
- a CDS encoding HD domain-containing protein: protein MSEINKLKILNDPIYGFISITNPLVYDLIQHPYFQRLRRISQMGMTYLVYPGAHHTRFHHALGCMHIMQKTVAVLRFKGVDISDEEENALCIAILLHDIGHGPFSHAMEHSIVENVSHESISLLFMDRLNEIFDGQLSLAIKIFRGQYHRKFMLQLISSQLDMDRMDYLKRDSFYSGVAEGNINSERLIQMLNVQDDMLVIEEKGIYSVEKFLVARRLMYWQAYLHKTSVAAELMLTKVLKRAKQLTQQGISLECSRPLKFFMENHISLEDFDNTILDTFSRLDDFDVISAIKEWQYHDDYVLAELCRMIINRDLPKIKLHAQKVSKEEVVRLRLQLMERTGLTEKDAAYFVYRGTIKNQAYNKKEEPIHILKKDGTIEDVAEASDQLNLKALSKPVTKYYLCYPKSLNF from the coding sequence GTGAGCGAAATCAATAAGCTTAAGATACTCAATGACCCAATTTACGGGTTTATATCCATTACTAATCCTCTTGTTTACGACCTGATACAGCACCCGTATTTCCAGCGGCTGCGCAGGATATCCCAAATGGGTATGACTTATCTGGTATATCCCGGGGCGCACCACACGCGTTTCCATCATGCGCTGGGATGTATGCACATCATGCAGAAGACCGTTGCGGTGCTTCGCTTTAAAGGTGTTGATATATCAGATGAGGAAGAAAACGCGCTTTGCATTGCTATACTTTTGCACGATATAGGTCACGGGCCGTTCAGCCACGCCATGGAACACAGCATTGTAGAGAATGTAAGCCATGAAAGCATTTCGCTGCTGTTTATGGACAGGCTTAATGAAATATTTGACGGACAGCTATCTCTCGCGATAAAGATTTTCAGGGGGCAATACCACCGCAAATTCATGTTGCAGCTTATCTCCAGCCAGCTTGATATGGACCGTATGGACTATCTTAAACGCGACAGTTTTTATAGTGGTGTAGCTGAAGGCAATATAAACAGCGAGCGCCTTATCCAGATGCTGAATGTGCAGGACGATATGCTTGTGATAGAGGAGAAGGGAATCTATTCGGTTGAGAAATTCCTTGTGGCACGCAGGCTAATGTACTGGCAGGCTTACCTGCACAAAACCAGCGTAGCGGCAGAGCTTATGCTTACCAAAGTGTTGAAACGCGCTAAGCAGCTTACCCAGCAGGGCATATCGCTGGAGTGCAGCAGGCCGCTGAAGTTTTTCATGGAAAACCATATTTCCCTGGAAGATTTTGATAATACAATTCTCGATACTTTCTCACGCCTGGATGATTTTGACGTAATTTCAGCTATTAAAGAATGGCAATACCACGACGATTATGTACTGGCCGAACTTTGCCGGATGATTATAAACCGTGACTTGCCCAAAATCAAGCTCCATGCCCAAAAAGTTAGCAAAGAAGAGGTAGTGAGGTTAAGGTTGCAGCTAATGGAAAGAACCGGGCTTACAGAAAAAGATGCTGCTTATTTTGTTTACCGTGGCACTATTAAAAACCAGGCGTATAATAAAAAGGAAGAACCTATACACATCCTTAAAAAAGACGGCACTATTGAAGACGTAGCCGAAGCGAGCGACCAGCTGAATCTAAAGGCACTTTCTAAGCCGGTTACCAAATATTACCTGTGTTATCCAAAATCCCTTAACTTTTAA